CCGCAAGACCTGAGCCACATCCCGTACAACGACATCGAAGCGGCGCGCGCCGCCATCACCGACGACGTGGCCGCCGTGATCGTCGAGCCGATCCAGGGCGAGGGCGGCGTCATCCCGGGCAACCCGGACTACCTGAAGGCGCTGCGCGAGATCTGCGACCAGACCGGCGCGCTGCTGGTGTTCGACGAAGTGCAGTCGGGCATGGGCCGCACCGGCACCCTGTTCGCCTACGAGCAGATGGGCGTGGTGCCGGACGTGCTGACCTCGGCCAAGGCGCTGGGCAACGGCTATCCGATCGGCGCCATGCTGACCACCACCGAGATCGCCCAGTACCTGGCGGTCGGCACCCACGGCACCACCTATGGCGGCAACCCGCTGGCCTCGAGCGTCGGCCTCAAGGTGCTCGAGCTGATCAACCAGCCGGCCTTCCTGGGCCGCGTCAAGGAAGCGGGCGCCAAGGTCATGGCCAATCTGCAGCAACTGGCGGCCGACCATCCGGACGTGTTCGGCCAGCCGCGCGGCATGGGCTTGCTCATCGGCCTGCCGATGGCCGAAGGTTTCAAGGGCCGTTCGAAGGACTACACCAAGCTGTGCGAGAAGCTGGGCCTGATGCTGCTGATCGCCGGCCCGGACGTCGTGCGCCTGGCGCCGGCGCTGGTGGTGTCGGACGAGCAGATCGTCGAGGCCGACCGCCTGATGCGGGCGGCGGTGGCGGAATTCAAGGGCGTCTGAGTCCTATTGTCCGGTCGCGGGCGGGCCCCCGGCAAAGGTGTGGGCGGCCGCNTCGTCGAGGCCGACCGCCTGATGCGGGCGGCGGTGGCGGAATTCAAGGGCGTCTGAGTCCTATTGTCCGGTCGCGGCCGGCCCGCCTGAAAAGGTGAGGCCGGCCGCCCGCATTGTCTCCACATCGTTTCACCAGGGAGTACACATGTATGTTGTCCGTCCGGTAGATCGCGCGGATATCGGCGCGCTCGAGGCGATGGCCGCCATCTCGATGCCGGGCGTGCACACGCTGCCGCGCACGCGCGAAGGCGTCCATGCGGCGGTCGAGCGCTCGATCGCCTCGTTCGCGGCCCAGGTCGATATCCCGAGCGAGGAATCCTACCTGTTCGTGCTGGAAGACCTGCGCTCGCGCGAAGTGCTCGGCACTGCCATCATCCACGCCTCGGCTGGCTCGAACGGCACGTATTTCGCCTTCCGCAACGACGTGATCCAGCAGGTCTCGCGCGACCTGAACATCAGCCACAGCGTGCACGCGCTGACCCTGTGCTCGGAGCTGACCGCCTACTCGCAGCTGTCCGGCTTCTTCGTGCGCCATCGCGACAGCGCTGGCGCCGAGGCCGCGCTGCTGTCGCGCGCGCGCCTGCTGTACGCGATGCTGGCGCCGCACCGCTTCGGCGACCGCTTCTTCGTGCCGCTGGCCGGGCGCCTCGATCCAGACGGCCAGTCGCCGTTCTGGAATGCGCTGGGCCGCAAGTTCTTCAAGATGGACTTCCTCGAGGCCGAGCGCCTGATCGAGGGCGCCCGCAACCGCACCCTGATCGTCGAGCTGATGCCGCACTATCCGGTCTACGTGCCATTGCTGCCGGGCGACGCCCAGGCCGCGCTGGGCCAGATTCACCCGGGCGGCCAGATGGCCTTCGACCTGCTGGCGCAGGAAGGCTTCGAGGCCGACGAATACATCGACATCTTCGACGGCGGCCCGATCCTGCAGGCGCACAAGAACGCGCTGCGCTCGTTCTGCGCCTCGCACCGGGTGCGCGTGGGCGCCGCGCCTGACGCGGCGCCCGACGTCGCGCCGGTCGACTACGCCGTCGCCACCATCGACAACGGTTTCCGCGCCGTGATCGTGCGCTCGGCGCCGCTCGAGCATGCCTCCAGCATCGCGCTGCCGCGCGACGTCCAGCAGGCGCTGGGCGTGGCGCCGGGCGACGAGGTCGCATGCGTGCGCATCCAGGGAGAACCCGCATGCTCGTGATCCGTTCCGCCAATTCTTCCGACCTCGATGCGCTGATCGAGATGGCGCGCCAGGCCGGCAGCGGCATGACGACGCTGAAACCCGATCCCGAGATGCTGGGCCAGCGCCTGGCGACGTCCGAGGCCTCGTTCGCCGAGACCATCGCGCCCGAGAAGCGCGACTACATGTTCGTGCTGGAGCGCACCGAAGACGGCAGCATCGCCGGCGTGTGCGCGATCAAGGGCGCGGTCGGTCTCAACGAGCCGTTCTACAACTACCGCATCGGCACCCTGGTGCACTGCAGCCGCGAGCTGAACGTGTTCACCCGGATGGAGACGCTGTACCTGTCGAACGACCTCACCGGTTCGACCGAACTGTGCTCGCTGTTCCTGCTGCCGCAGTTCCGGGCCGGCTTCAACGGCAAGTGGCTGTCCAAGAGCCGTTTCCTGTTCATCGCCCAGTTCCAGCACCTGTTCACCGAGAAGATCATCGCCGAGATGCGCGGCTACCAGGACGAGGCCGGCGACTCGCCGTTCTACGAAGGCCTGGGCCGCCACTTCTTCAAGATGGACTTCAACCACGTCGACGGCCTGACCGCGCTCGGCAAGAAATCCTTCATCGCCGAGCTGATGCCGCGCCAGCCGCTGTACGTCGAC
This portion of the Telluria beijingensis genome encodes:
- the astA gene encoding arginine N-succinyltransferase, which translates into the protein MLVIRSANSSDLDALIEMARQAGSGMTTLKPDPEMLGQRLATSEASFAETIAPEKRDYMFVLERTEDGSIAGVCAIKGAVGLNEPFYNYRIGTLVHCSRELNVFTRMETLYLSNDLTGSTELCSLFLLPQFRAGFNGKWLSKSRFLFIAQFQHLFTEKIIAEMRGYQDEAGDSPFYEGLGRHFFKMDFNHVDGLTALGKKSFIAELMPRQPLYVDYLPQSAIDVIGKVHTSTQPARRLLEQEGMYYEGYVDIFDAGPVLQGRVSELRAVRDSVLAVAAEGLPVEDHDAAPDTEHMLVSNTRLDDFRMILTRAVPGATSVALSPDELAQLRCSAGDNVRTLTLNTRKNSHG
- a CDS encoding arginine N-succinyltransferase, which produces MYVVRPVDRADIGALEAMAAISMPGVHTLPRTREGVHAAVERSIASFAAQVDIPSEESYLFVLEDLRSREVLGTAIIHASAGSNGTYFAFRNDVIQQVSRDLNISHSVHALTLCSELTAYSQLSGFFVRHRDSAGAEAALLSRARLLYAMLAPHRFGDRFFVPLAGRLDPDGQSPFWNALGRKFFKMDFLEAERLIEGARNRTLIVELMPHYPVYVPLLPGDAQAALGQIHPGGQMAFDLLAQEGFEADEYIDIFDGGPILQAHKNALRSFCASHRVRVGAAPDAAPDVAPVDYAVATIDNGFRAVIVRSAPLEHASSIALPRDVQQALGVAPGDEVACVRIQGEPACS
- a CDS encoding acetylornithine/succinyldiaminopimelate transaminase, producing the protein MNAKLDSGIATLPVTRQTFDEVLVPTYAPAAMVPVRASGLDLWDQEGKHYLDFTSGIAVTALGHANPEVNEALTKQLNTLWHIGNGYTNEPVLRLASALIDATFAERAFFCNSGAEANEAALKLARKYAHGKFGPHKSRIVSCLSSFHGRTLFTVSVGGQPKYTEGFEPLPQDLSHIPYNDIEAARAAITDDVAAVIVEPIQGEGGVIPGNPDYLKALREICDQTGALLVFDEVQSGMGRTGTLFAYEQMGVVPDVLTSAKALGNGYPIGAMLTTTEIAQYLAVGTHGTTYGGNPLASSVGLKVLELINQPAFLGRVKEAGAKVMANLQQLAADHPDVFGQPRGMGLLIGLPMAEGFKGRSKDYTKLCEKLGLMLLIAGPDVVRLAPALVVSDEQIVEADRLMRAAVAEFKGV